AGACTGAGTATATATATAGTGAAGGACTTGATTAAGTTGGGCAGTGGGCGCAAGCATACTTATTGACCCAACTCTTTATCCCTCAGAATCTCCGGCCTAACCAAGCTCTGATATGAGGAGACTATTGCTTGTGTGCCTCTTCTTCGTCATCTGCAGCAAGGTTCTCTCTTCCGAATCTGAAAGCATTCTCAGACCAGCCCATAGTCAATACAAGCTGAGAGAGGAGGAAAGTCCAGGTAATGTAAGCTCTTAGAACTCTTTATGTTCTCCACAAGATGAAACTTTGAAAGCCAAATTTTGCATGCTAAGATACACTCAGTCCTTGCTGTCTCTATGCAGCTGCCCTTGACTTGATCAGTAAAACAGAAGAGAAATACCATCAAGGGAAAACCGAAGAGAGAGACTGCCAAAACAATCAGGGGGAAGTTCAGAAAGTTCATCATCTGAACAGTGCCAACAGAGGAAAGGCCGTTTATGGAGGCGGGAATCTCAACAAGCCACGTAAAAAGACTCACAGTGGTGCGCCCTCCAACGTGCTTCATGCTTCTTTCCTGCCTGCAGCAGTAGGACCAGTAGTAATTGGACTTTTCAATGTCATTCTGTTCTTCTAAGAGTGTGCGGTTCTACTTAGGATGGAGACGCTGGCAAGAAGCACTACCACTCTCATAAAAGCGGGTTAAAATTTGGGTCTCTTCTCTTGTACAAAGCTTTCTTTTAAATTGAAGTTCGAATACAACTGCTTTTTCCTGCTCACCACATGAGCACTTTCAACCGAATTGGCACAGTTTCCTCTTGACTACAGTTGCTCTAGTGATGCATAAGCTTTTTATATAATCCCTGAAGCAAACCGTGATAAATAGATCTTGCTCTAATTGGTGTCATGATCTCCACAGCAGACTGACGCTACAAACAATAATGAGCTAGAGAGAAATTCAATATGAATGATCTAATGTAGATTTGTACTTTACTGCCAATTCACCTACCACCATCATCTACTTCTGCTATCGACACATCATGATCAATTGCTTGAGAACTTAATCTAAGCTGGCTGCCAATTAATTTATCCCAAAAGTGAGTGAGGTCGGCAGATATTAAGTGCCTCTATGGGGGGACTTAGGCTACTGTCTGTGACATTTTTGCGTTAGTTTTGCCTCTGCACCTTTAGCTTTCGCAGTTTCCCCGTCACATTTAGGCGGACATTCTTACCGATCTAGTTTGGTTCAAGCTATAGCAATCCCAGTACATCCGATATGGAACAAGTAATACCAGATCAATAGTCACATCAATTCATCACAACGGAATTCTTAGCCAAGTATACAGTGAAACGGGCACAGTACTGAGTTTAAACCATCAAATTACAGCATACAAAGGCTGAAGATGGCAAATATGGAGAAAGGCTAGGCGGCGGCATAAAGCGGACGCCGGTACTCATCGAAGAACTCATCGCGGTTGACAAACACGATCGCATAGAGAGCGTATATGATTCCTGGGATGTAACCAAGGATCGTCAGCAACACGCAGATCCAGAACTCAACCTGCAGAATGAACAAAGACAAACCAATTAAGCTACAGACAGCAAAGGATGCAACAGGATCTTAGATTGCTGAACAGATGCCGGGGGAGAAATTGCGAGAAATTCTATTGGCGTGATCGGGTGACAGATTTAATCTTATCCGGATCAACAGCAGACGACGTAGACCCGCATGAGCTGGCAGATTAATAATTTCACGAGGAATACTCTGTGAATTCTTATCAAGAGATCAAGCCAAAAGAGACCTTGCAAAAGCCAGCCAAAGATAACaaatttacttttcaaaaaGTGATCTTTTCGCATCAGAGAGCCAATAGAAACGAAACGAGGAAAAGGGCAGCTCAATTTATCCAATTCAACGAGAGAGGGAAGGTGCATACACTGCAGCAACCATGCCTGAAGCAGACGCCCAGAGGAGGAAGCAAGATGGCGATGAGGATTTCGCAGAGGATCGCGCATCCACTCGGCATTGCGAC
This genomic interval from Rhodamnia argentea isolate NSW1041297 chromosome 4, ASM2092103v1, whole genome shotgun sequence contains the following:
- the LOC115744482 gene encoding uncharacterized protein LOC115744482 is translated as MRRLLLVCLFFVICSKVLSSESESILRPAHSQYKLREEESPAALDLISKTEEKYHQGKTEERDCQNNQGEVQKVHHLNSANRGKAVYGGGNLNKPRKKTHSGAPSNVLHASFLPAAVGPVVIGLFNVILFF
- the LOC115744483 gene encoding UPF0057 membrane protein At4g30660: MPSGCAILCEILIAILLPPLGVCFRHGCCSVEFWICVLLTILGYIPGIIYALYAIVFVNRDEFFDEYRRPLYAAA